A single Chaetodon trifascialis isolate fChaTrf1 chromosome 18, fChaTrf1.hap1, whole genome shotgun sequence DNA region contains:
- the garem gene encoding GRB2-associated and regulator of MAPK protein 1, with the protein MDLGTMLYNNLKDVTWSTTSLPLDQFVSAYRLPQIVKLDNGQLVEGLRDNDYLLIHSCRQWTTITAHSLEEGHYVIGPKIEIPVHYEGQFKLLEQDRDVKEPVQYFNSVEEVAKAFPERVYVMEEITFNVKMASGECNEDTEVYNITLSTGDELTLMGQAEILYAKTSKEKSRFNTIFKKIGKLNSISKIGRGKMPCLICMNHRTNESISLPFQCKGRFSTCSPLELQMQDGEHTIRNIVEKTRLPVNVTVPSSPPRNQHDLHLIREGHRYKLVNIQTKTVVVCCILRSNKIIPVHFPFHMAMPRFIIPEELLQGELWLDTMVHRWFSFCQEQFDIDDYSRAVRDVRTDWNDDGKSPKKSSGNGSCSGSSGGSGGSNGCPNHMQIPSSLTYARDELTQSFHRLSVCVYGSNLHGNSEVNLQGCMTLCGDWALLPSDSIPSDSGENEHFFPELLDSTSQQPSLNKSDLPYEELWLDHLRGQIPKSSLSEGIRGINNGCSTTAALSYPIACPLVAVTSSDVSLTPPPVPPKSEAVKEECRLLNAPPIPPRSLKQMPSVPILSKPRQQETRSPSPTLSYYSSGLHNISGASEQEAPDPQEHMCYPCNWGKSNSTEPSTTLPSGSLPSDGMSSRLSWPNNFTGGESHGMDEFLPASCRSYYSYPRKRSPSTPKTCSSSLVDFDSREHAHCSNDFRLQKASLNQFCTKSSSYNSEMYRDKPIEECNTKQSLSCPILPPRTPKSNATKTCTDALTGPVCDSEQETEGTKEIYSISNSLTPNCPSISATAQWQPPSSLAGLSIEEVSKSLRFIGLPDDIVSLFVSEKIDGNLLLQLTEEILSEDFKLSKLQVKKLMQFINGWRPKI; encoded by the exons ATGGACCTTGGAACAATGTTGTACAACAATTTAAAAGATGTTACGTGGAGCACGACGTCTTTACCATTAGATCAATTTGTCAGCGCTTACAGGCTGCCCCAGATTGTCAAGCTGGATAACG GCCAGTTGGTTGAAGGGCTCAGAGACAATGACTACCTCTTGATTCATTCCTGCCGTCAGTGGACAACTATTACTGCTCACAGTCTGGAGGAGGGACACTATGTCATTGGGCCCAAAATTGAGATCCCAGTGCACTATGAAG GTCAGTTTAAGTTACTGGAGCAGGACAGAGATGTCAAGGAGCCTGTGCAGTACTTCAacagtgtggaggaggtggcCAAAGCGTTCCCTGAAAGGGTGTACGTCATGGAAGAAATCACATTCAATGTGAAG ATGGCATCAGGGGAATGCAATGAAGATACTGAAGTTTACAACATTACACTAAGCACTGGTGATGAACTGACATTAATGGGTCAGGCTGAGATCCTGTATGCCAAAACCTCCAAGGAAAAATCCAGATTCAACACCATTTTCAAAAAGATCGGGAAGCTGAACTCCATCAGTAAGATTGGTCGAGGCAAGATGCCTTGTTTGATCTGCATGAACCACCGCACCAATGAGAGCATCAGCCTGCCGTTCCAGTGCAAAGGCAGGTTCAGCACCTGCAGCCCACTCGAGCTTCAGATGCAGGACGGCGAGCACACCATCAGGAACATTGTGGAGAAAACCCGCCTTCCGGTCAATGTCACAGTTCCCAGCAGTCCACCCCGCAACCAGCATGACCTTCACCTCATCCGCGAGGGCCATCGCTACAAATTGGTCAACATTCAGACGAAAACAGTGGTCGTGTGCTGCATTCTGCGAAGCAACAAAATTATCCCCGTCCATTTTCCCTTTCACATGGCCATGCCGAGATTCATTATTCCAGAAGAACTGCTGCAAGGAGAGTTGTGGCTGGATACTATGGTACACCGCTGGTTCTCCTTCTGCCAGGAGCAGTTTGACATAGACGACTATTCTCGTGCCGTCCGGGATGTGCGCACAGACTGGAACGATGACGGTAAGAGCCCCAAGAAGAGCAGTGGGAATGGTAGTTGCAGTGGAAGCAGCGGAGGCAGCGGCGGCTCCAACGGCTGTCCCAACCACATGCAGATTCCCAGCTCTTTAACCTACGCCCGGGATGAACTCACCCAGTCCTTCCAccggctgtctgtgtgtgtgtatggcagcAACCTGCACGGGAACAGCGAGGTGAACTTGCAGGGTTGTATGACACTGTGTGGAGATTGGGCTCTCCTGCCGTCCGATAGCATCCCTTCAGACTCCGGAGAAAATGAACACTTTTTCCCCGAGCTGTTGGACAGCACAAGCCAACAGCCATCCCTCAACAAGTCAGACCTGCCCTACGAAGAGCTGTGGTTGGATCACTTGAGAGGCCAGATCCCAAAATCGTCTTTAAGTGAGGGGATTAGAGGCATCAACAATGGCTGCAGTACGACAGCAGCCCTGTCATACCCCATCGCATGTCCTCTTGTTGCAGTAACCAGCTCAGATGTGTCTCTTACTCCACCGCCAGTCCCACCCAAGTCTGAAGCT GTGAAGGAAGAATGCCGTCTGTTGAATGCCCCACCAATTCCTCCACGAAGTTTGAAACAGATGCCATCAGTGCCGATCCTGTCGAAGCCACGTCAGCAAGAGACTCGGTCTCCAAGTCCAACCCTCTCCTATTACTCTTCTGGTCTCCACAACAT TAGTGGAGCATCTGAGCAAGAGGCACCCGACCCACAAGAGCACATGTGCTACCCCTGCAACTGGGGTAAATCCAACAGCACTGAGCCAAGCACGACGTTGCCCAGCGGTAGCCTGCCATCAGATGGGATGTCATCCAGGCTGTCTTGGCCAAATAACTTCACTGGAGGAGAGTCGCACGGCATGGATGAATTCCTCCCCGCCAGCTGTCGAAGCTACTACAGCTACCCCAGAAAGAGATCCCCCAGCACCCCCAAAACCTGCTCATCCAGCCTCGTGGACTTCGACAGCCGAGAGCACGCACACTGCAGTAATGACTTCAGGCTGCAGAAAGCTTCTCTCAATCAGTTTTGCACCAAATCTTCAAGTTATAATTCAGAAATGTACAGAGACAAGCCAATAGAAGAATGTAACACTAAGCAGAGCCTCTCTTGCCCCATCTTACCACCTAGAACACCAAAATCAAATGCCACAAAGACGTGCACAGATGCACTGACGGGCCCAGTCTGTGACAGTGAGCAGGAAACAGAGGGCACAAAAGAGATATATTCCATCTCTAACTCATTAACTCCTAactgtccatccatctctgCCACTGCACAGTGGCAGCCCCCGTCCAGTCTGGCTGGTCTCTCAATTGAAGAGGTGTCCAAATCTCTGAGGTTCATCGGCCTGCCGGATGacattgtttctctgtttgtgtctgagaaGATCGATGGGAATTTACTCCTGCAGCTCACTGAGGAAATTCTGTCGGAGGACTTCAAGCTAAGCAAGCTGCAGGTGAAGAAACTCATGCAGTTCATAAACGGGTGGAGACCCAAGATATAA
- the ncf2 gene encoding neutrophil cytosol factor 2 produces the protein MSFLNTLRQWDEAVTCVDREDLSEGLRIFLSIQEPNSKICFDIGCLHLLNRDLDAAEKAFDCSIGKDEHLAVAFFQRGITFYKKERYEESLSDFQHAFRTLRGNQLIDYKALGLRYKLYACEVLHNMALAEAQLGNWEKAQENLVKALDYKTEAKLNIIDKALQSTLKQKLFKPVEFPSKMLFKPNKHYVAELEKKDYLGKAKVVASVVPQDQFSGFAPLQPQVKDGPTRPKEPEVLRALEGEPHTVLFEFVPETSDELAVVPGNIVFVLQKGDDNWASVVFNERRGLVPYNYLERLEISLASKQNGGIPKSPSREPPARPERKQGVTRNNSSGNTLQDAESANNSYIVKVRFTFTFAVSVPPGSPYAMLIEKISKKLNVPSTAIILSVTSEANAQSVIDANTEMESVWSGASGRRITLWCHTKEQTDGKPQTEIHLVALHSYESSNPEDLNFLQGDTITFISRVNQDWWEGHCNGNTGIFPASFVEEVPVNDQ, from the exons ATGTCTTTTCTGAACACCCTGCGGCAGTGGGATGAGGCTGTAACTTGTGTTGACAGAGAGGATTTGTCAGAAGGACTCAGGATTTTCCTGTCTATCCAAGAACCAAACTCTAAAATTTGTTTTGACATTGGCTGTCTCCATCTTCTTAACCGAGACCTGGATGCTGCTGAAAAG GCCTTTGATTGCAGCATAGGCAAGGATGAGCATTTGGCTGTTGCCTTCTTTCAAAGAGGaatcacattttacaaaaaGGAGAG GTATGAGGAGAGTTTATCTGATTTCCAGCATGCCTTCAGAACACTAAGAGGCAACCAGCTGATAGATTACAAAGCTCTTGGCCTCCGATACAAATTATATGCATGTGAA GTTCTCCACAATATGGCCCTGGCTGAGGCTCAGCTGGGTAACTGGGAAAAAGCCCAGGAAAACCTTGTGAAGGCTCTCGACTACAAAACGGAGGCTAAGCTCAATATCATCGACAAAGCGCTGCAATCCACCCTG aagcagaaactTTTCAAACCTGTCGAGTTCCCGTCAAAAATGCTATTCAAACCAAATAAGCACTATGTGGCTGAGCTGGAGAAGAAGGACTACCTGGGCAAAGCCAAG GTTGTTGCCTCTGTTGTTCCTCAGGACCAATTCTCTGGATTTGCCCCATTACAGCCACAG GTCAAAGACGGTCCAACTCGCCCAAAAGAACCTGAGGTTCTAAG AGCTTTAGAAGGAGAACCACACACTGTCCTGTTTGAGTTTGTCCCTGAGACCAGTGATGAGTTGGCTGTAGTGCCCGGCAACATTGTGTTTGTACTGCAGAAGGGTGACGACAACTGGGCGTCTGTGGTCTTCAACGAAAGA AGGGGACTTGTTCCATATAATTATCTGGAGCGTTTGGAGATCTCCTTGGCTTCCAAACAGAACGGG GGGATACCTAAGTCTCCAAGTCGAGAACCACCGGCCAGacctgaaagaaaacaag GTGTTACTCGTAATAACAGCAGTGGAAACACACTTCAG GATGCAGAGTCTGCTAACAATTCATATATTGTCAAAGTCCGATTCACATTCAcctttgctgtgtctgtgccACCTGGGTCTCCCTATGCCATGCTGATTGAGAAAATCAGTAAGAAACTGAATGTACCGTCTACTGCAATCATCCTGAG TGTAACCTCCGAGGCGAATGCACAAAGTGTAATCGATGCCAACACGGAAATGGAAAGTGTGTGGAGTGGTGCCAGCGGCAGGCGCATCACCCTGTGGTGTCACACCAAAGAG CAAACTGATGGAAAGCCACAGACTGAGATCCACTTGGTGGCTCTTCATTCCTATGAGTCGTCAAATCCAGAGGATCTCAATTTTCTTCAGGGCGATACGATCACATTCATCTCTAGAG tTAACCAGGACTGGTGGGAGGGGCACTGTAATGGGAACACTGGTATATTTCCTGCATCCTTTGTGGAAGAAGTTCCTGTCAATGACCAGTAG
- the dph2 gene encoding 2-(3-amino-3-carboxypropyl)histidine synthase subunit 2, with product MADAFSSSSETVIQRLVDVTVKTNTPLEKLEELYQIKKTCDFISERQFEKVALQFPDVLLADSVAVAVEIERHSNAKPFILGDTSYGSCCVDEVAAEHVGADCIVHYGSACLSPSRRLPLMYVFERRPVDLEKCTSSFRELYPDTQSHIILLYDVNYVHAINDLHTLLSSEYPNLVTSELVVEGEQCYSHGWIKRPHNDTCLSERDVVSQFGRQFSLKSGSSIADYSVFYVGQEGATLRNFMMTWNRCSFCSFDPQTMTGRTESVSINRTLMKRYYAIERAKDANVVGILVGTLGVADYLAIIQQLKETIHRAGKKSYMFAMGKLNVPKLANFLEIDIFVLIACPENSLLDSSEFYKPVVTPFEMEVACNKKREWSEEYVTDFRHLLPGGQSHVPLADPQEEDEETDVSLITGALRSHNLLLSEPAESSCGSSVVLRNQTLTVANTNSAASFLAERSWRGLEQKLGETPVVKAGKGRKGIAIAYEEEGTPS from the exons ATGGCTGATGcgttcagcagcagctcggAAACGGTAATTCAGCGCCTTGTGGACGTAACGGTGAAGACAAACACTCCTCTGGAAAAACTTGAGGAGTTGTATCAGATAAAGAAGACTTGCGACTTCATCAGTGAGCGTCAGTTTGAAAAG GTTGCTCTGCAGTTTCCGGATGTGCTTCTGGCGGATTCAGTGGCAGTAGCAGTGGAGATTGAGAGACACAGCAATGCCAAGCCCTTTATTTTGGGAGATACATCCTATGGCAG TTGCTGCGTGGACGAGGTCGCAGCAGAGCATGTCGGAGCCGACTGCATCGTGCACTATGGCAGCGCTTGCCTCAGCCCGTCCAGGAGGCTGCCCCTGATGTACGTCTTTGAGAGGAGACCGGTGGATCTTGAGAAGTGCACCTCTTCCTTCAGAGAACTCTACCCGGACACGCAGAGTCACATCATCCTCCTCTATGATGTCAACTATGTTCATGCCATAA aTGATCTTCACACCTTACTTTCGTCAGAGTATCCAAACCTCGTCACCTCAGAACTTGTTGTTGAAGGGGAACAGTGCTACAGTCATGGCTGGATTAAAAGACCCCATAATGACACCTGTCTGTCAGAGCGAGACGTTGTCTCTCAGTTTGGAAGACAGTTCTCCTTGAAGAGTGGTTCAAGCATTGCGGATTACAGCGTATTCTATGTTGGCCAAGAGGGAGCAACCCTGAGGAACTTCATGATGACCTGGAATCGCTGCTCGTTCTGTTCTTTTGACCCCCAAACAATGACAGGGAGGACTGAGTCAGTCAGTATCAACCGTACACTGATGAAGCGGTATTACGCCATAGAAAGAGCCAAAGATGCCAATGTGGTTGGCATCCTTGTTGGCACGCTCGGAGTAGCCGACTACCTCGCCATCATCCAGCAGTTGAAGGAGACCATCCACAGAGCCGGCAAGAAGAGCTACATGTTTGCCATGGGGAAACTGAACGTGCCCAAACTAGCGAACTTTCTGGAAATAGACATTTTTGTGTTAATCGCGTGTCCTGAGAACTCCCTGCTGGACTCAAGTGAGTTCTACAAACCTGTAGTAACACCATTTGAGATGGAGGTGGCCTGCAACAAGAAGAGGGAGTGGTCAGAGGAGTATGTCACAGACTTTCGACATTTGCTGCCAG GTGGACAGAGCCATGTGCCTTTGGCTGATCcgcaggaggaggacgaggagacCGACGTGTCTTTAATCACAGGAGCTCTGCGAAGCCACAATCTGCTGCTCAGTGAGCCTGCAGAGTCCTCGTGTGGCTCCTCTGTGGTCCTCAGGAACCAGACGCTGACTGTAGCTAACACCAACTCAGCTG catctttccTGGCAGAACGAAGCTGGCGTGGCTTAGAGCAGAAGTTGGGAGAGACGCCGGTGGTGAAGGCAGGAAAGGGCAGGAAAGGCATAGCTATCGCCTATGAAGAGGAAGGAACACCTTCATGA
- the mcur1 gene encoding mitochondrial calcium uniporter regulator 1: MVLKQCHSRSKVFGVNLPEKWHDVCFSQSRIISFVPVQSVIHSSTVSSLAAVHTTPCDRCVTAAPFSDPEKPLWRRRRAPGLRIKHLSAVTQMSARELSTSIRVFQYDLRPGEPKSESGRLLFDTHAVVRLFEENGFTTQQAEALVKILVRMTNSNMDVIYNDMVTKVQQEIMLQRVMSQIAAVKKDMIILEKSEFSTLLAENEKLKIQLLQLKVQLADIMNKVRSDTILEMNLEKSRVKELKAEHEKKLLETRTEIMEMTAEQDRHLTQTNMKIDTEVAGLKTMLESHKLDTIKYLAGSVFTCLTVVLGFYRIWM; the protein is encoded by the exons ATGGTGCTTAAACAGTGTCACTCACGATCCAAAGTTTTTGGAGTCAACCTCCCAGAAAAGTGGCATGACGTTTGTTTTAGTCAAAGCAGAATAATCAGTTTTGTGCCAGTTCAGTCGGTCATTCACAGCTCGACCGTGTCGAGTTTGGCGGCGGTCCACACTACGCCCTGTGACCGCTGTGTCACCGCTGCTCCTTTCAGCGACCCGGAGAAGCCGCTATGGAGAAGGAGGCGAGCTCCTGGACTCAGGATTAAGCATCTGTCTGCAGTGACTCAGATGTCCGCAAGAG AGCTCAGCACCTCCATCAGAGTCTTCCAGTATGACTTGAGACCAGGTGAACCCAAGTCTGAGAGCGGGAGGCTTTTATTTGATACTCATGCCGTGGTACGACTCTTTGAGGAAAATG GTTTCACCACTCAGCAGGCTGAGGCATTGGTTAAAATACTGGTGAGGATGACAAACTCGAACATGGACGTCATCTATAATGACATGGTGACCAAAGTGCAGCAG GAGATCATGCTGCAGCGTGTGATGTCTCAGATAGCAGCCGTCAAGAAGGACATGATAATCCTTGAGAAGAGCGAGTTCTCTACTTTACTGGCAGAAAACGAG AAACTCAAGATCCAGTTGTTGCAGCTCAAGGTCCAGCTGGCT GATATTATGAATAAAGTTCGCTCAGACACTATTTTGGAAATGAATTTGGAGAAAAGCCGCGTAAAAGAATTG AAAGCAGAGCATGAAAAGAAGCTGCTAGAAACGCGGACTGAAATTATGGAAATG ACTGCAGAGCAAGATCGGCATTTAACTCAGACCAACATGAAGATAGACACTGAAGTGGCTGGTCTAAAAACCATGTTAGAGTCTCATAAGCTGGATACTATAAAATACCTTGCAG gcTCAGTGTTCACCTGTCTCACTGTGGTCTTGGGTTTCTATCGTATTTGGATGTAA
- the rgs9bp gene encoding regulator of G-protein signaling 9-binding protein — protein sequence MPLVNNKVGDDCTLGTDKALADGKTLVDSLIKVVACYRHLASCVGGCTDSLQLRDELRQTREKAQKLAVAICHHLTTHLRDKSLPQEQRKEMELLWVAFSSSLELLHVDMCKVFNMGDIFSLANTDKLVQTGLQGGGSEVAARALSLPDLNQAQSPTLPAGLESQERSTMEQEISQIDQMIDDMEMKVNVLRWMVEPHGPQYAEPLSSADSASLALLSVDEEQPGQQPLCQRSQVFVLLLLFTVVLVAATLSVSIALFP from the exons ATGCCACTGGTAAATAACAAAGTGGGCGATGATTGCACACTCGGCACAGACAAGGCTTTGGCTGATGGAAAGACTCTGGTGGATTCACTAATAAAG GTGGTGGCATGTTATCGGCACTTGGCCTCATGTGTTGGCGGGTGCACGGACAGCTTACAGCTGCGGGATGAGCTGCGACAAACACGAGAAAAGGCCCAAAAGTTGGCCGTGGCCATCTGTCATCATCTGACCACACATCTGAGAGACAAGAGCCTGCCTCAGGAGCAGCGCAAGGAGATGGAGCTCCTCTGGGTGGCCTTCTCCTCCAGCCTAGAGCTCCTCCATGTTGACATGTGCAAAGTTTTCAACATGGGTGACATCTTCTCTCTGGCCAACACTGATAAACTGGTGCAAACTGGCCTTCAAG GGGGAGGCAGTGAGGTAGCAGCTCGAGCTCTCAGTCTGCCAGACCTCAACCAAGCTCAGAGCCCAACCCTGCCTGCTGGTCTGGAGAGCCAGGAGCGCAGCACCATGGAGCAGGAGATCAGCCAAATTGACCAGATGATCGATGACATGGAGATGAAAGTCAACGTGTTGCGCTGGATGGTGGAGCCCCACGGGCCACAGTATGCAGAGCCGCTCAGCAGCGCCGACAGCGCCTCCCtggctctgctgtctgttgatGAGGAGCAGCCTGGGCAGCAGCCTCTGTGCCAGCGCAGCCAAGTCTTTGTGCTCTTATTgctgtttactgttgttttggTGGCAGCCACTTTATCTGTTTCTATTGCCCTTTTCCCATGA
- the LOC139347068 gene encoding kinesin-like protein KIF20A, with protein MSTVIDLTNEESNDMQSVDMELTCNVSPVRASAQQNEQAGGAEQQTMRVYLRVRPFSQEELSDSEDQDCVVIENSQTVTLNAPKGSATMKSSEKGIGKSLHKFTFSKIFGPEMTQSELFEDTVKSQMSDFLEGKNALIFSYGVTNAGKTYTIQGTPKEPGILPRVLHATFHYIGGHQYEGMDLKPYLRNDAQYLDPDQVKQERSAKAAIFASVKEECDPPRASGGVQSPSCSITALSSSSLSQDQTVLASSPADSSQFALWVAFFEIYNECVYDLLQPSLCSKSKKRAALRVCDNGAGNAYVKDLRWINIQTLGEACKLLQFGNRNRSAAATKMNQSSSRSHSIFTMKLLKIDGSEVKRLSEFSLCDLAGSERCNKTKTFGERLKEAGNINNSLLILGKCITALRNNQTDRMKNSYIPFRESKLTKLFQAFFCGKGKASMIVNINQCASTYDETLHVMKFSAVAKQVVQVIPDKSLESLAPCLVSRDGKPLVRNGVIDSQALESYLSEEELLDEEDEADMSLLPQSEVLNMIESLRTKLMAERRRNLVQEMEIRKEMGDAMLQQLMESEELRSRQIEELKESYQEKLENTFEMYKDAIKEHAYQTALNNLEDDYVPLDEFIAEQEKVEALKLKVSELETLMLSVRGRVSAAPTVDQSCQTQPEKATEAAVEDRCKRLYTEKCAIERMCEDKQQLILSLEKRLMELSETLQKVRDAFLEKSADLEALQRKEDDQSKSMEDMLKQSVAKDKEIASLKAELHKLSQKSPVQPKIKRGLLANIKEAVTSPRKGTTGRTFRKTVRTPHH; from the exons ATGAGTACAGTTATTGATTTGACCAATGAAGAAAGCAACGACATGCAGTCTGTTGACATGGAGTTAACTTGCAATGTTTCTCCTGTCAGAGCTTCAGCCCAGCAG AATGAGCAGGCAGGCGGTGCGGAGCAGCAGACCATGAGAGTTTACCTCAGAGTCCGGCCCTTCTCTCAAGAGGAGCTCTCTGACAGCGAGGATCAG GATTGCGTCGTGATTGAAAACAGCCAAACGGTGACACTGAATGCACCGAAGGGTTCTGCCACCATGAAGAGCAGCGAGAAAGGCATCGGCAAGTCCCTCCACAAATTCACCTTCTCAAAG aTTTTTGGACCAGAGATGACACAGTCTGAGCTATTTGAGGATACAGTCAAAAGCCAGATGTCTGATTTCTTGGAAGGCAAGAATGCACTGATATTCAGCTATGGTGTAACCAATGCTGGGAAGACCTACACGATCCAAG gaaCTCCAAAAGAGCCGGGAATACTCCCTCGAGTGCTGCACGCCACCTTTCACTACATTGGAGGCCATCAGTACGAGGGGATGGACCTGAAGCCCTACCTCAGGAACGATGCACAATATCTGGATCCTGACCAAGTCAAGCAGGAGAGAAGCGCTAAAGCTGCCATTTTTGCCTCAGTCAAAGAA GAGTGTGATCCTCCCAGAGCCAGCGGTGGTGTGCAGTCCCCATCCTGCTCCATCACCgctctctcatcctcctctttgtccCAAGACCAAACTG TGTTGGCAAGCAGCCCCGCAGACAGCAGCCAGTTTGCCTTATGGGTGGCGTTCTTTGAAATCTACAATGAGTGCGTGTACGATCTGCTTCAACCTTCCCTGTGCTCAAAGTCCAAGAAGCGTGCTGCTCTCAGAGTGTGTGACAACGGTGCTGGGAACGCTTACGTTAAAG ATCTCAGGTGGATCAACATCCAGACCCTGGGCGAAGCCTGCAAGCTGCTGCAGTTcggaaacagaaacagaagcgCTGCAGCCACGAAGATGAACCAGTCGTCCAGCAGAAG CCACAGCATATTTACCATGAAGTTACTGAAGATCGACGGCAGCGAGGTGAAAAGGCTCTCAGA gttttctctgtgtgacCTGGCCGGCTCGGAAAGATGCAACAAAACCAAGACGTTCGGggagaggctgaaggaggcagGGAACATAAACAACTCCCTGCTCATTCTGGGGAAGTGCATCACCGCCCTTCGCAACAATCAGACTGACCG AATGAAGAACAGCTACATCCCTTTCAGAGAGAGTAAGCTCACCAAGCTCTTCCAGGCTTTTTTCTGCGGCAAAGGGAAGGCGTCCATGATCGTCAACATTAACCAGTGCGCGTCCACCTATGACGAGACCCTCCATGTTATGAAATTCTCTGCTGTCGCCAAGCAG GTGGTGCAGGTGATCCCAGACAAGTCTCTGGAATCTCTGGCTCCTTGTCTGGTCAGCCGTGATGGCAAGCCTCTGGTGAGGAATGGGGTGATTGACAGCCAGGCACTGGAGAGCTACCTGTCGGAGGAGGAGCTGCttgacgaggaggacgaggctgACATGTCTTTGCTGCCGCAGAGT GAGGTTTTGAATATGATTGAGAGCCTGCGAACAAAACTCATGGCAGAACGAAGAAGAAACCTGGTTCAGGAAATGGAGATTCGCAAAGAAATGGGAGATGCAATGTTACAACAGCTCATGGAGAGTGAAGAACTGCGCAG TCGACAGATAGAAGAGCTGAAGGAGAGCTACCAAGAAAAGCTGGAGAACACTTTTGAGATGTACAAGGATGCTATCAAGGAGCATGCCTACCAGACTGCTCTGAACAATCTGGAAGATGACTATGTCCCGCTGGATGAATTCATTGCTGAACAGGAGAAAGTGGAG GCCCTCAAACTGAAAGTGTCAGAGTTGGAGACCTTAATGCTGAGCGTCAGAGGAAGAGTGAGTGCCGCTCCAACAGTGGACCAGTCGTGCCAGACTCAACCAGAAAAAGCgacagaagcagcag TGGAAGATCGGTGCAAAAGGctttacacagaaaaatgtgCCATAGAGAGGATGTGtgaggacaaacagcag TTGATTTTGTCCCTAGAGAAAAGGCTGATGGAGCtcagtgaaacactgcagaagGTCAGAGATGCCTTCCTGGAGAAATCAGCTGATCTGGAggctctgcagaggaaggaggacgaTCAG AGCAAATCTATGGAAGATATGCTGAAGCAGAGCGTCGCGAAGGACAAGGAGATTGCCTCACTCAAGGCAGAGCTTCACAAGCTCTCCCAGAAGTCCCCTGTGCAGCCTAAAATCAAGCGAGGCCTGCTTGCCAACATCAAGGAGGCAGTGACTTCTCCACGGAAGGGTACGACCGGCCGAACGTTCAGGAAGACGGTCAGGACTCCACACCACTGA
- the rps20 gene encoding small ribosomal subunit protein uS10, which produces MAFKDTGKAPVETEVAIHRIRITLTSRNVKSLEKVCADLIRGAKEKNLKVKGPVRMPTKTLRITTRKTPCGEGSKTWDRFQMRIHKRLIDLHSPSEIVKQITSISIEPGVEVEVTIADA; this is translated from the exons ATG GCTTTCAAGGACACTGGTAAGGCACCTGTTGAGACCGAGGTCGCCATCCACCGCATCCGCATCACCCTCACCAGCCGCAACGTCAAATCTCTGGAGAAGG TCTGTGCAGACTTGATCCGTGGGGCTAAGGAGAAGAACCTGAAGGTGAAGGGACCCGTCCGCATGCCAACCAAG ACTCTGCGCATCACCACCAGAAAAACTCCCTGTGGTGAAGGATCCAAAACCTGGGATCGCTTCCAGATGAGGATCCACAAACGACTGATTGATCTGCACAGCCCGTCTGAGATCGTCAAGCAGATCACCTCCATCAGCATCGAACCCGGTGTTGAGGTTGAAGTTACCATCGCTGATGCGTAA